TCGCGGCGGCGGTGCTCGCCGTCGCCGGTCCGCTGGTGTCGTTCCTCGTCCGATCGGCCATGCCGCCGCAGCAGGAACTCGGCGTCACTCCCCGTTTCGAGTCGTTCGGATCATGGGAAGCGGCGGGCACCGCGCTGCAGCACGTGCTGCTCACCGGTGCCTACCCGGTGCTGACGTGGCTGCCGTTCGTGCTCGCGGGAATGGCGCTGGGCAGGCTCGACCTGCGGGCGGTGCGCGGCAGGCTCGTGCTCGTCGGCGGCGGGCTCGCGCTGCTCGGCTACGGCGGATCGTGGCTGGCGATGCACGTGTTCGGCGGGCGGGACCGGGTGCTGGAGCTGTTCGGCGGGGCGCTGCCGCCGGAGGTCGTGGACGCGACGCTGGCCACCGGGTTCGGCGCGGTGCCCACCACGGACCCGATCTACCTGCTGTCGGCGGGCGCGCACAGCGGCAGTCCCGTCGAGATCATCGGAGCGACCGGGGTGGCGGTGCTCGTGATCGGGCTGTGCCTGCTCGCGGAACGCGCGGGAGCGCTGCTGCTGCCGATCGCTTCGGTCGGGGCGCTCGCGCTCACCTCGTACGCGGGGCACATCGTGGCGCTGGCCGCGATCGGACTTCCCGCCTCGTGGGCCTCATGGCTGGTGCTGACCGCGATCACGCTGGTGTGCGCCACGTTGTGGCGGACGCTGCTCGGACGAGGCCCGCTGGAATGGGCATTGCACCACCTCTCGTCATGGCAACGTTCGCAACGACCCGCATAGCCGCCGGTGCGGCGAAACCGCAACGCCCATCAGTGTTCGTAGTCAGTGTCCTGTCAGCGGCGAAGCCGCTGAGCAGCGACCAGCTTGAGCAACCGGCGCCGCCGCGGGTTCTCAGCGGTTTCCTCGCGAGGACAGCATTTTTCCTCGTGGCGGAGCCACTTGGAAAAATGATCCCGCAGCGAGGAAACCGCTGAGGTTCCGCTACCTGACCCGCTACTCAAGCCGGAAGAATCGAGCCTTCAACCATCACGGCTGGCTCGGCGCTTTTCGTGGAAGGCGTGGTCTCGGCGCACTAGCCGGGCCACCTCGTCGGCGCTGGCGGGGCCGAGCGTCGGCGGGGCTTGGCGCAGGGTGCGCACCACTTCGTCGGTGCCGACGCTGACCAGCGCCAAACCGGGGCGGCGCACGGTGCCGAGCTGGGCGCGGGGGTTGATGATGACGACCACCGAGCGCACCAGCGCTTGGCGGCCCCGCTTCTGCAGGAAGTCCGCCAGTGCCTTGGACACGTCGGTGACCTGGCGGCCCCAGCTGCGTCCGCTGCGGTCGGTGAGGGTGCGGTTCTCGACGAGGTTGCCGTAGCGGTCGAACACCTCGGAACGCCAGGAATCCCCGTCCACGTGCACCTTGCCGGGGTGGTTCTTCACCTCGATGGCCCAGATCCCGCCGGGACCCACCACCAGGTGGTCGACTTCGCCGCGGCCGTTGCGGTAACCGCGGAACACCGTCCAGTCGTCGGAGAGCCGGTCGAGCGCCGAGGTCATCGCGTCCTCGGCCTCGATCCCGGCTTCCTGCTGGGCCAACCGGTGCTGCACCTGGTCTTCGTCGGCCGGGCGCTGCGCCTGGAGCCTGCGAAGCTCCAGCCACTGGGGCAGGAGCTTCCACACCTGCCACCAGCGCCGCGCGGCGTGCCGCGCCCGCACGTCCGCCACCGCCTGTTCGTACCGGCTGCGCCGCTGCTCGGCGGCCTGCTCGGTACGGCGGGCGGCGAACCGCGGATGGTCGGAGAGCACCTCAACACGCACCCCCGAACCGTACCGGGTGCCGTGGTGCTCACCGCCCCCACGCGGGGCGGTTCGACGCCCAGGGCGTCGTTCGCGACGAGTCGGTGAAGTCCTCGTCGTCCTCGTCGGAGTCCCGGCCGCGGGTTCGGGCCGGTGTGCCGGGCTGCTCGGCGGGGGCGAGTCGCTCGCCGATCGCGGCGGCCACACCGCGACCGCAGCCCCATTCCAGCGCGACGAGGCCCCGCCGCGTCGACTCCGCGCACGCCTCGGCGCTGAGCCGGGTGATCTCGGCGGCCAGCCGCTGCGGTCCTAGCGCGATCGCCTGCTCCGACACGGTGAGCTCGGTGAGCAGGCCGTTCAGGTCGACCGACAGCGAGATGCCCTCGCCGGTGGCCGTGCCGCGGATCTCGGCCATTCCCGCGGCCAGCCCGCGATTCGCGGGCAAGCTCTCGGCTATCGCGATCAGCGTCTTGACGCTGCGTCCGTCGCCCATCGCTACCTCCGGTCCTCGTCGTGGCGGGCGGCGTCGCCCGGTTCCAGTCCCAGCGCCGCGCGGTCTTGCGCGCTCAGCCCCGCGAGCCGGGGGTCGCGCGCCGCAGCGCGGGTGGCCTGGGCGTTCGCCTCGTGGGCCAGGGTCGTGATCGTGCTCGCCAGCTTGGCGCCGCCGCCGCGCAGCGCGCTCGGGTCCAGCACGAGGGAGCGCAGCGCTCCGCCGGGAGAGACTTCGACGGCGACGCCGCCGCGTTCCGCACGTCCGGTGGTCATTCGGGATGCACCCCTCCGTAGAACTTGTCCGCGTCGTCGGGAAGCGTGTAGGTCATCCGCTGCACCTTGTCGCTG
This window of the Saccharopolyspora gloriosae genome carries:
- a CDS encoding NERD domain-containing protein, which encodes MRVEVLSDHPRFAARRTEQAAEQRRSRYEQAVADVRARHAARRWWQVWKLLPQWLELRRLQAQRPADEDQVQHRLAQQEAGIEAEDAMTSALDRLSDDWTVFRGYRNGRGEVDHLVVGPGGIWAIEVKNHPGKVHVDGDSWRSEVFDRYGNLVENRTLTDRSGRSWGRQVTDVSKALADFLQKRGRQALVRSVVVIINPRAQLGTVRRPGLALVSVGTDEVVRTLRQAPPTLGPASADEVARLVRRDHAFHEKRRASRDG
- a CDS encoding YbaB/EbfC family DNA-binding protein, which encodes MTTGRAERGGVAVEVSPGGALRSLVLDPSALRGGGAKLASTITTLAHEANAQATRAAARDPRLAGLSAQDRAALGLEPGDAARHDEDRR
- a CDS encoding heparan-alpha-glucosaminide N-acetyltransferase domain-containing protein gives rise to the protein MTTTTLSSGETRKIDPRETARLVGVDAARGLAVLGMFAAHTGPPQGPLHALVAGRSAALFAVLAGLSIALLSGGANPATGRSAAPRIAVRAVVLFVLGLALTALQTPVMVILTSYAVLFLLSIPLLRLRSAALAVAAAVLAVAGPLVSFLVRSAMPPQQELGVTPRFESFGSWEAAGTALQHVLLTGAYPVLTWLPFVLAGMALGRLDLRAVRGRLVLVGGGLALLGYGGSWLAMHVFGGRDRVLELFGGALPPEVVDATLATGFGAVPTTDPIYLLSAGAHSGSPVEIIGATGVAVLVIGLCLLAERAGALLLPIASVGALALTSYAGHIVALAAIGLPASWASWLVLTAITLVCATLWRTLLGRGPLEWALHHLSSWQRSQRPA